A stretch of DNA from Methylomicrobium lacus LW14:
GGTTCAGGGGTATCGGGTCTTGGCGATACGAGTCTGACATCGCTATTTTCGCCGGCAAGTTCCGGTGATTTTCATTGGGGTTTCGGGCCTGCTTTCGTGTTTCCAACCGACACGCGTTTCGGTGACACTGAAGATCATAGCGCGCGGCAACTGGGCAGCGGCAAATTCAGCGTGGGTCCTGCCATGATGGTTGTGACCCAGCCGGGCCCCTGGACCTTGGGATTTAAATCAAGACAGATATGGTCCGTATTCGGCAATGACTCCCGTGAAAGCGTCAGTCAGCTGATCTTAGAGCCCTTCGCGAACTACAATATCGGCCAAGGCTGGTACTTGACCACCGACATGGACACGATTGCGAACTGGAATTCTCACTCCGATAATCGCTGGACAGTTCCGGTCGGCGCCGGCGTGGGCAAATTATTCAACCTGGGCAATTTTGCGGTTAACACCAAATTGGAAGGTTACTACAACGCCGTAAGGCCCGATGCAGCGCCCGACTGGTCAGCGAACTTCACCGTACAATTCATGCTGCCCAAGCTTTATTGATTTTTTAATCAACCTTGACGAGAGGAATGGTTTATTTTTCAATATCCCCTTGATTGATGAAAGGATTCGATGATTAACCCTGCCCCGAGTTTAAGCGCGATGCCATCGCCTGCCCGAATTCTGGTCATTGGCCCATCCTGGGTCGGCGACATGGTGATGGCGCAGAGTCTGTTGATCGCCCTGAAACGGCGCCACCCTCACGCCCAAATCGATGTTCTGGCTCCCGTCTGGACCTTTGCGTTATTGGATAAAATGCCCGAAGTCTCCCGGGCGCTGGCCATGCCGCCGCTCGCGCGCGGACAGTTCGGTTTAAGGGCGCGCATCAAGCTCGGCAAAAGCTTGCGCGCTCATCGCTATGATCAAGCGATTTTGTTGCCCAATACCTGGAAATCCGCCCTGATCCCGCTTTTTGCCCACATCCCGTTAAGAACCGGCTATACCGGCGAGTGCCGCTGGGGGCTGCTTAACGACGTGCGCCGACTGGATAAGACGGTGTTGACACAAACCGTACAACGTTTCGTCGCCCTGGCGGAATCCTCGGAGCCCTCCACCGCGCCCGAATGCCCGGCGCCGCAGCTTCGAGTCAACGCCGAAAGCTGGCAACAAGCCGTAGAAAAATTTACCTTACAGACGCAAGGCAAGCTATTGGCGTTATGCCCAGGCGCCGAATACGGCGATGCCAAACGCTGGCCCGCGGCCCATTATGCCGAACTCGCGCGCCTGAAACATCAGGAAGGCTGGCAAGTCTGGCTGTTCGGTTCGCCCAAGGACTCCCCGGTCGCCGCCGAGATCAATCGGCTTAGCCACGATGCCTGCATCGATTTGACCGGCAAAACCAGCCTCGGCGAAGCGGTCGATTTATTATCGCTGGCGGATATGGTGGTCAGTAATGATTCCGGCTTAATGCATGTGGCCGCGGCTTTAAATAAAAAATTGATCGCGATTTATGGCTCATCCGACCCGTACTTTACGCCGCCGCTGAGCGCAAATGCGCGAATCATCAGCCTGAATCTGGACTGCTCGCCCTGTTTTAAACGCGAATGTCCGTTAGGGCACCTGCATTGCCTGGTCAATATCACGCCTCAACAGATCATTCAGGCAATGCAGGCGTTGCCTGCTTGAGTCTGCGTAATCCCATGCTATTTCCCATACGACTCACGGTCTGTCCAGGCTTGCATGTCCAAGGCGGTTGGTTTAGACTCCGGCGATACTGAATACCCGGCAGGGTTATTCGAACAATCATGTCGTTTTTTTGCAAATAGGTGTCTTGTGCGATTTTTCCGAATGCAGCCCCCAGAATACGGTTCCGACAGCCAGAACTTGGCGATCAACGGTAATCTGGAATATGTTTACCGTTTTCCCGGCGTCAGCTGTAATGCCTGTAATGCGACCTACGGCGGCAGCCGCATTCTTGCGCTCGAAGCGCCGCCGCAAATCCAGAACGACCCGCGCTTTAGAAGCCGCTGGCCGGTTTCGGAACAGGAACATGCGGCGATGCAGCAGGAAGTCGCCTCTTATCTCGATGCCGACTGCGCGGCCTTCGAGACCTTCAAGCCCGGCGACAATTTCCAGCCCGCCTACTACGACAGCCAGGCGGTCCCCAATACCGACTTTTTATGGCCGAACATCCGCAGTTTCGTCGTGTCGGAACGGATGAAGCGGATCGTGTTCGATGAGCTGGTCGGCGACGTCGAAATCGTTCCGATCAGGCCCCGTAAAATCGGCAAACGCAACGGCACCGCGCTGCCCGCCGCCCTTGATTCCGGGCATCCGGAAAATGAAATTCACGCGCCGGAAACGCTGATCGAACCCTATTACCAGATTCTGGTGCGCTCGGCATCGGATTACCCGAAAGGCGGCGCGCCGATTTCGGTATGCCCGGTCTGCAAACACGAAGCGTTCAATGACGAAAAACGCGAATTGGTCATGCACGAGGAGATGTGGCGCGGACAGCCGATCTTTTTACTCAGAACGACGCTGTATGTCATCGTGACCGAAGCGCTGGCCGAAAAAATCCAAAAGGCCGGCGCGACCAATGTCGATTTCGCGCCGGTTTAGGGCCACCTCGCTTCCAGATCCAGGCGGCAAACGGCTTTCAGGAATACAAAGCAGTCCGCCGGCATTCAACAACGTTTCACCGCCGTCTGCGCCGGCGCCAGACCACAAAGCCGGTACCGAGCAGACAAAGCGGCAGCACGATCAGGAAACCGAAGCCGATCACCGAGATGCTGGCCGTCGTCAGCTTCAGGCTCCGGTCGGGCGCGGTTTTGGCCGGGATGTCGATGAAGCGATCGTCGTGGATCAACCAGTTGACGATCCTGAGGCCCATGTCCAGATTGCCGGCATTGCCGATGTAAGTGTTCGCGAGAAAATCGCCGTCGCCGATTACAACGATACGCTGCTGGGTGTTAGCGTCCAGATTGCGCGTCAAGGCATAGCCCAGCGTGATCGGCCCCTGCTTTTCGGCGCCGTCCGGCTCGAAGCGGATCGTGCCGGTCAAAGACCCGATTACCAGATTCTGGTGCGCTCGGCATCGGATTACCCGAAAGGCGGCGCGCCGATTTCGGTATGCCCGGTCTGCAAACACGAAGCGTTCAATGACGAAAAACGCGAATTGGTCATGCACGAGGAGATGTGGCGCGGACAGCCGATCTTTTTACTCAGAACGACGCTGTATGTCATCGTGACCGAAGCGCTGGCCGAAAAAATCCAAAAGGCCGGCGCGACCAATGTCGATTTCGCGCCGGTTTAGGGCCACCTCGCTTCCAGATCCAGGCGGCAAACGGCTTTCAGGAATACAAAGCAGTCCGCCGGCATTCAACAACGTTTCACCGCCGTCTGCGCCGGCGCCAGACCACAAAGCCGGTACCGAGCAGACAAAGCGGCAGCACGATCAGGAAACCGAAGCCGATCACCGAGATGCTGGCCGTCGTCAGCTTCAGGCTCCGGTCGGGCGCGGTTTTGGCCGGGATGTCGATGAAGCGATCGTCGTGGATCAACCAGTTGACGATCCTGAGGCCCATGTCCAGATTGCCGGCATTGCCGATGTAAGTGTTCGCGAGAAAATCGCCGTCGCCGATTACAACGATACGCTGCTGGGTGTTAGCGTCCAGATTGCGCGTCAAGGCATAGCCCAGCGTGATCGGCCCCTGCTTTTCGGCGCCGTCCGGCTCGAAGCGGATCGTGCCGGTCAAAGACCCGGTTTCGGTCCAGGACTCGGCGCCACTGTTCAGCAACGGGACGCTTTCGTATGCGATATCCGCGTCGATGTCGAAGCCGGCCGCGCCGGGATAGACCGACAGCGTCTGGAAGTTGCGGGTGATCGGATGGTGGTTGTATTCGCTGACGATCACGAAGCTCGGGTCGTCGATGCCGGCCTGCTTGGCGGCCTTGTCGACGATCTGGCCGGGCAAGGGATGGATGCCGAGTGCGGACCAGATAAAGTCCAGCGCCTGATTGCCGGGATCGGTCAGCAGCAACAGGTTGCCGCCGCGTTGAATATATTGTTTCACGATCTCGATTTCGCCGGGCAACAAGGCAACCGTCGGCGAGGCGATCACCAGCAGCGCGGAGTTGTTCGGTATCGCGGGCAGTTTGGCCAGATTGACCGTTTGCGCATTGATACGACGGCGCACCAGTTCCTTGCCGAAACGGTTCAGGTCGAAATTGGCCTCGCCTTCCGGCGAACGTTCGCCATGCCCGGTCAAAAAAGTGACCCAGCGATCTTCCGCATGCGACAGTTGCAGCAACGCATTGGTCAGCGTCGCCTCATCGATAAAGCTCAGTTTTTCGCTGCGCCCCTGATACTCGACCACGACCAGGCCTTCCTCGCCGATATTCAGCTCGCGGGCTTTTTCCGGCGCATGGTTCGGATCGATGAAGTCCAGTTTCAGGTCGGGCTTCAGGTGGGAATATCGGTCGACCAAATGCGCGATTTGCAGGCGGATCGGCAGGCCGCTTTTGATGTAGGCGGTGAGAGCGACCTTTCCCGGCATGGCCTGCAACAGCTTTTGGGTCGCCGGCGACAAGGTATTCGAGCGGGTCTGAGTCCAATCGGCCTGATAAGAATAACGCTCGGTCAGCCAGGCCGCAGCGCCGAGCGCACACAGCAAGACCCCCGTCGACAGCCGGTTTTTCAGGCGGATTTGTTGATGCACATGGCGCGTCAATTTCATTTTTGCAGACGGTCGTAATCGAGGCGGCGGATGCTCAGCACGATGAATAGGACGATGAACAGCAGAAAATAGCCGATGTCGGTGGTGCTGATCAGGCCGCTCTGAATGTTCTGAAAATGGCGCAATAGCGACAGATACTCGAAGAAATAGGCGCGCTGATCGCCCATGCCGGCAGACCAGTCCAAAATCCACAGCAGGAGCAGCAAGCCAAAGGCGCTGATCGCCGCGATCGTCGGATGCCCCGCGATGCAGGAGGTATAGAGCCCTGTCGCCGCGAAGGCGGCGGCCAACAGCGTCAGCGCCAGCAGGCTGGCGGCGAATTTGCCCAGATCCAGATCGCCGCCGACCAGCAAGGACAACGGCATCAACGCGGTCAGCACGACCATGATCAACAAGAGGCCGACGACGCCGAGATATTTTCCGACCACGATGTCAAAATTGGAAATCGGCGCGGACAACAACAGCGCGAGCGTTTTATTCCGGCGCTCCTCGGTGACCAGCCGCATCGTCAACAGCGGCGTGACCAAGAGCAGAATGATGCCCGCATTGCCGAACAACGGCGTCACGACGATGTCGGTCAGTCCCGGCGCGTTGTCGAGCCCGGCCAGTTTCGGTTGCAGCATGTTGAAGGTTTCGACCTGGGTCAGAAACAGAAAGGCCAGTATCACCTGCAAAATCGCGAGCAGCGTCCAGGCCAGCGGTGACAAAAACAAGGACTTGAATTCGCGGGCGGCGATCGTGAAAGCCATTTTCATCCCGGCTGCTCCCCCGTCTCTCTGGTCAATTGAATGAACACGTCTTCGAGCGATTTTTTGACCGGCGCCAGTTCCTCCAATCCCCAGCCGGAGGCGACGATCAGCTCGGCGAGTTGCTTGGCGGGATTGTGATCGACGCCGTGATGCACGTAGAGGCGATTGCCGGCCAAGGGCTCGATGGACAATACGCCGGGCAAGGCCGACAGCGCCTTCAGATCGGCCGGCATGCGGGTAATCACTTCCAGGGTGCAGCTATGCATTTGCCGCTGCAAACCGGCGATCGTTTCATGCAGGATCAGACGCCCCTGCTGAATGATCTGCACATGCGTGCAGGATTCCTCGACTTCGGTCAGGATATGGGTCGACAAGATGATGCCGTGTTCCCGGCCGAGCTCCCGGATCAACGCCCTGATTTCGCGGATTTGCAAGGGATCGAGACCGACCGTCGGCTCGTCGAGGATGATCACCTTCGGATTGTGCAGGATCGCCTGCGCGATGCCGGTGCGCTGTTGATAACCCTTCGAAAGATTGCCGATCAGGCGCTCCTGCATCTGATCCAGGCCGCAGCGCTCCCGGGCCCGTTTGACCGCGGCGGGAATGCTTTTTTTATCGACGCCGTGCAGTTCGGCGCAGTAAGTCAAAAACTCGTTGACCGTCAATTCCCGGTATAAAGGCGGGGTATCGGGCAGATAGCCCAGATGGCGCTTGGCTTCTTTCGGGCGGTCGAGCAGATCGACGCCGTTGATCCGGATTTGCCCGATGCTGGGGGCCAGGTTGCCGCACAGCATCTGCATCGTGGTGGTCTTGCCGGCGCCGTTCGGCCCGAGAAACCCGAGCACTTCGCCCTGCTTCAGCGTAAAACTGACATCATCGACCGCGCAGTGGCCGCCGTAATAACGGGACAGATGATCGGCTTCGACAAGAACGGTCATCGCGGCATCAAACCTGCTTCAGCAGGCTTTCCAGCTCTTTCTGCATTTTTTTGCGGTAGAAAATGAATTTCCAACGGGCGCCGCCGCATTGTTTCCACAGGATCGCCGAGCGGATGCCGGCCAGCAGCAGGGCCCTGATCTTGTTCACGGTGTCGGGCCTGGACAGATAGGCTTGCTCGCCGTTGACCATGATGCGGGGCTGCAAGGTGCTGACCGTGCTGTGATAGACCTCGCCGAGATTGGCCAGCACGTTTTCATGCAGCAAACCGAAATGCTCGCTTTGCGCCTGGGCCTTCTCGACGCCGACGCGGATCGACGCGAGCAAATTCTTGCGCGACGACAGTTGCCGTTCCAGAAACACCAGGGTTGCCGCATAGCGGGCCTGTTCCGGATTGTCGATCTTGTATCCGGTCATTTGCTTCTGCAATTCCTTGAGTCCGAGCTTCAATCCGTCCAGGCCGCCGTAAACATCCAGCACGCTGTCCGAATCGATTTTCAAGAGGCTGCCGATGCTGGCGGCCAGCGCCTCCTGATCACACGTTCCCCGTGTCGCCAGCTGCTGCACCAGCGCCGCCGCCTGCGCGACACCCGCCAGTGCGATCGTTTGGTTCGTTAGTGTTTTGAGTTCCATGATTTGCACAAAGGTGATTCACCAAGCCAAGTAAGTCGCGCCCACTCTTCCTTGTTTCATTTATATCATGATTGTCCGGTTTCAGTCGAGTATGATATAAAACCCGAATTTTGTGAACTAGGATAATTAACATGGCAGAATCAATTGAGTTGACGGTAACCGGAATGAAATGCGGCGGCTGCGAGTCGAATGTGAAAAACAAGCTCGGCGCGATCGACGGTGTGCTCTCGGTCACCGCCTCAAGCAAGGAAAAGAAAGTCGGCGTCGACTATGACGCGGCGAAGACCGATTTGGAAACGATCAAGGCGGCCATCGCAGAAGCCGGTTTTACGGTCGAATAACCCCTTTTGAACACCGGAGAGTAGCCATGAGCAAAGAAGAAAAGTCAGACGAACTGCGCTTGTCGATATTGGGCATGAGCTGCGCCGGTTGCGTCAGCGTGGTCGAAAGCGCGCTGACCGAAGTGCCCGGCGTGACCGAAGTCAGCGTCAATTTTGCGGATCATTCCGCGACCGTGACAGGACAGGTCGATCCCGAGCTGTTGATCAAGGCGGTCAAGGACGCCGGTTACGAAGCGGCCGTGATGGAAGGCTTCGAGGACCCTGCCGAGCAGGAACAACAGGAACTGGCGCGCTACCGGAGGCTGTTGAAAAAAGCCGCGGTGGCCGGCAGCTTCGGCGCGGTGCTGATGGGGCTCGAATATGCCGGCTGGCTGCCGGACATGGGCTCAGCGACCGGACGCTGGTTTTGGCCTGAAGTCGCGGTGCTGACCCTGGCGGTGCTGGTTTATTCCGGCGCGCATATTTATCAGGGCGCGCTGAAGGCCTTGCAGTCCGGACAGGCGAACATGGATACCCTGAT
This window harbors:
- a CDS encoding transporter, with the protein product MLTRKTIITAGLTSLLSLQMAIADDETKQTEDWLKAAQNPLIPVFSVPLEYTHHGGAENGDVSIGSIKPIIPVSLGDWNMINQLSLNFMGTPGPVHGIAELPEPYPGSGVSGLGDTSLTSLFSPASSGDFHWGFGPAFVFPTDTRFGDTEDHSARQLGSGKFSVGPAMMVVTQPGPWTLGFKSRQIWSVFGNDSRESVSQLILEPFANYNIGQGWYLTTDMDTIANWNSHSDNRWTVPVGAGVGKLFNLGNFAVNTKLEGYYNAVRPDAAPDWSANFTVQFMLPKLY
- the waaF gene encoding lipopolysaccharide heptosyltransferase II, with product MPSPARILVIGPSWVGDMVMAQSLLIALKRRHPHAQIDVLAPVWTFALLDKMPEVSRALAMPPLARGQFGLRARIKLGKSLRAHRYDQAILLPNTWKSALIPLFAHIPLRTGYTGECRWGLLNDVRRLDKTVLTQTVQRFVALAESSEPSTAPECPAPQLRVNAESWQQAVEKFTLQTQGKLLALCPGAEYGDAKRWPAAHYAELARLKHQEGWQVWLFGSPKDSPVAAEINRLSHDACIDLTGKTSLGEAVDLLSLADMVVSNDSGLMHVAAALNKKLIAIYGSSDPYFTPPLSANARIISLNLDCSPCFKRECPLGHLHCLVNITPQQIIQAMQALPA
- a CDS encoding GldG family protein; its protein translation is MKLTRHVHQQIRLKNRLSTGVLLCALGAAAWLTERYSYQADWTQTRSNTLSPATQKLLQAMPGKVALTAYIKSGLPIRLQIAHLVDRYSHLKPDLKLDFIDPNHAPEKARELNIGEEGLVVVEYQGRSEKLSFIDEATLTNALLQLSHAEDRWVTFLTGHGERSPEGEANFDLNRFGKELVRRRINAQTVNLAKLPAIPNNSALLVIASPTVALLPGEIEIVKQYIQRGGNLLLLTDPGNQALDFIWSALGIHPLPGQIVDKAAKQAGIDDPSFVIVSEYNHHPITRNFQTLSVYPGAAGFDIDADIAYESVPLLNSGAESWTETGSLTGTIRFEPDGAEKQGPITLGYALTRNLDANTQQRIVVIGDGDFLANTYIGNAGNLDMGLRIVNWLIHDDRFIDIPAKTAPDRSLKLTTASISVIGFGFLIVLPLCLLGTGFVVWRRRRRR
- a CDS encoding ABC transporter permease subunit, producing the protein MAFTIAAREFKSLFLSPLAWTLLAILQVILAFLFLTQVETFNMLQPKLAGLDNAPGLTDIVVTPLFGNAGIILLLVTPLLTMRLVTEERRNKTLALLLSAPISNFDIVVGKYLGVVGLLLIMVVLTALMPLSLLVGGDLDLGKFAASLLALTLLAAAFAATGLYTSCIAGHPTIAAISAFGLLLLLWILDWSAGMGDQRAYFFEYLSLLRHFQNIQSGLISTTDIGYFLLFIVLFIVLSIRRLDYDRLQK
- a CDS encoding ABC transporter ATP-binding protein — translated: MTVLVEADHLSRYYGGHCAVDDVSFTLKQGEVLGFLGPNGAGKTTTMQMLCGNLAPSIGQIRINGVDLLDRPKEAKRHLGYLPDTPPLYRELTVNEFLTYCAELHGVDKKSIPAAVKRARERCGLDQMQERLIGNLSKGYQQRTGIAQAILHNPKVIILDEPTVGLDPLQIREIRALIRELGREHGIILSTHILTEVEESCTHVQIIQQGRLILHETIAGLQRQMHSCTLEVITRMPADLKALSALPGVLSIEPLAGNRLYVHHGVDHNPAKQLAELIVASGWGLEELAPVKKSLEDVFIQLTRETGEQPG
- the hflD gene encoding high frequency lysogenization protein HflD, coding for MELKTLTNQTIALAGVAQAAALVQQLATRGTCDQEALAASIGSLLKIDSDSVLDVYGGLDGLKLGLKELQKQMTGYKIDNPEQARYAATLVFLERQLSSRKNLLASIRVGVEKAQAQSEHFGLLHENVLANLGEVYHSTVSTLQPRIMVNGEQAYLSRPDTVNKIRALLLAGIRSAILWKQCGGARWKFIFYRKKMQKELESLLKQV
- a CDS encoding heavy-metal-associated domain-containing protein, yielding MAESIELTVTGMKCGGCESNVKNKLGAIDGVLSVTASSKEKKVGVDYDAAKTDLETIKAAIAEAGFTVE